TTATCACCCGCTTCGAGTTGGATTTGGCTCCAGGTGTCAAAGCCGCCCGTATTTCCAATTTGGCTAAAGACCTGGCGCGATCATTATCGGTTGTCGCGGTACGTATTGTGGAAGTGATTCCCGGTAAGCCTTATGTTGGCCTGGAGTTGCCTAATCGCCATCGCCAGACGGTTTTCTTACGTGAAGTGCTCGATTGTGAACGCTTTCGCGATAACAGTTCACCGCTGGCCGTGGTGCTGGGGAAAGACATTTCCGGCCAGCCAGTGGTGGCTGATTTAGCCAAAATGCCCCATTTGCTGGTTGCCGGTACAACCGGCTCGGGGAAATCAGTCGGTGTGAACGCGATGATAATCAGCATGTTGTATAAAGCAACGCCTGCTGATGTGCGCTTTATCATGATTGACCCCAAAATGCTGGAGCTGTCAGTTTATGAGGGGATTCCGCATCTGCTTACCGAAGTGGTAACAGACATGAAAGATGCGGCGAATGCCTTGCGCTGGTGCGTGGGAGAGATGGAGCGGCGTTATAAACTGATGTCTGCGCTGGGTGTCCGTAATCTGAGTGGCTATAACGAGCGGGTGATGCAGGCTCAGTCCATGGGGCGGCCCGTACCCGATCCGTTTTGGAAACCGGGCGATAGCATGGAGATGCAGCCACCCGTGCTGGAAAAACTACCTTATATTGTCGTCATGGTTGATGAGTTTGCTGATTTAATGATGGCAGTGGGCAAGAAAGTGGAAGAGTTGATAGCCCGGCTGGCACAGAAAGCGCGTGCTGCCGGTATCCATCTGGTGCTGGCAACACAGCGACCGTCGGTGGATGTCATCACCGGGCTGATTAAAGCCAACATTCCAACCCGGGTTGCTTTTACGGTATCGAGCAAGATTGACTCACGTACCATTCTGGATCAGGGGGGCGCGGAGTCGTTGTTGGGGATGGGAGACATGTTATATATGGCTCCCAATTCATCGATTCCGGTGCGCGTGCATGGCGCGTTTGTCCGCGATCAGGAGGTTCATGCGGTGGTGCAGGACTGGAAAGCGCGCGGTCGTCCGGAATATATCGACAACATTATCAGCGGCAGTGAGGATGGCGAAGGTGGTGGCTTTGGTCTGGATGGTGATGAAGATCTCGATCCGCTGTTTGATCAAGCCGTGGCCTTTGTCGTGGAAAAACGGCGCGCCTCGATTTCCGGTGTGCAGCGGCAATTCCGTATCGGCTATAACCGTGCTGCACGTATTGTCGAACAAATGGAGATGCAAGGGATTGTCAGCGGGCCCGGGCATAATGGCAACCGTGAGGTGCTGGCTCCGCCGCCCGTGGAGTAACCGACGGTGACCGAGATAGGGTATCTGGAAAAGACCGCGTAAATTTGCTGTGCAAAGAAGCGTAAAAGTAGCACATCACAGATAATTCGGCTGTTACACCCCATTTGGCCGGAGTAGAGTAGCGGCCTGACGTGCAGTGATGCCGTCAGGGCCCATGTGATAGCCAGGAAAGACGAAGGATTTTTGTATGATGAAAGTAGGATTGATGGCAGGCAGTCTGCTGGTCACGCTGTTTTCCGGTGCGGTTTATGCTGATGCTGCCGGTGACTTGCAAAACCGCCTTAGTAAGGTAAACAGTTTTCATGCCAGTTTTACCCAGAAAGTGACCGCCAATGATGGTGCCGCTGTGCAGGACGGTGCAGGTGAACTGTGGGTTAAGCGGCCGAATTTATTTAACTGGAAAACCACATCGCCTGATGAAAGCACGCTGGTGTCAGATGGGAAAACGCTGTGGTTCTACAACCCGTTTGTTGAACAGGTCACCGCGACCTGGGTCAAAGATGCCACAGGTAATACACCATTTATTCTGATAACCCGTAACGACCCGAAAGACTGGGGCAAGTATAATGTCAGCCAAAAGGGTGACGATTTTGATCTGGTACCCAAGGCGGCGAGCGGCAATTTGAAGCAGTTCTCTATCACGGTGGCGACCGATGGCACCATTCGTGGTTTTACGGCGACAGAGCAGGATGGGCAGCGCAGCACCTATGTGTTGAAAAATCAGCAACATGGTGAGATAGATGCGGCCAAATTCCGTTTTACGCCACCAAAAGGTGTTGCACTAGACGATCAGCGTCAGTGAGGCAGGCGTGAGTAACTTGTCACTCGATTTTTCCAATAACGCGTTTCAGCCTCTGGCTGCGCGTATGCGCCCGGTTCAGTTATCTCAATATATTGGCCAACAGCATTTGCTGGGGCCGGGAAAACCGTTACCGCGAGCAATCGAGGCAGGCCAGTTACACTCGATGATTTTATGGGGCCCTCCGGGAACGGGGAAAACAACGTTAGCTGAGTTGATTGCACATTATGCTCAGGCTGATGTCGAACGCCTGTCTGCCGTGACCTCCGGTATTAAAGAAATCCGCGAAGCCATTGAAAGAGCCCGGCAAAGCCGGGACGTCGGGCGGCGGACCATGCTGTTTGTGGATGAAGTGCATCGCTTTAATAAAAGCCAGCAGGATGCGTTTTTACCGCATATCGAAAACGGGACGATTACGTTTATTGGCGCGACAACCGAGAACCCGTCGTTTGAACTCAATTCGGCGCTGTTGTCGCGCGCGCGGGTGTATCTGTTAAAAGCGCTGAGCGCGGATGATATTGAGCAGGTACTCATACAGGCGCTGGATGATAAAGCGCGCGGCCTGGGCGGGCAGCAGATCATTTTGCCGCCGGAAACCCGGCGATTGCTGGCTGAACTGGTCAATGGTGATGCCCGTCGCTCGCTCAATTTGCTTGAAATGATGGCGGATATGGCAGAGGTGGCGGCCGATGGTCAGCGGGTGTTGACGTCAGCGTTGCTCAACGAGGTTTCCGGCGAGCGCAGTGCCCGTTTTGATAACAAAGGCGATCGCTATTACGATCTTATCTCTGCACTGCATAAATCGGTACGTGGCTCGGCCCCCGATGCGGCGTTGTACTGGTATGCTCGCATCATTACGGCTGGCGGCGACCCGCTTTATGTCGCCCGCCGATTATTGGCGATAGCTTCAGAGGATGTCGGCAATGCTGACCCTCGGGCGATGCAAGTCGCTATCGCCGCCTGGGACTGCTTTACCCGTGTCGGGCCTGCTGAAGGTGAGCGGGCCATCGCTCAGGCGATCGTTTATCTGGCGTGTGCCCCGAAAAGCAATGCTGTGTACACCGCGTTTAAGGCGGCAATGCGCGATGCGAGAGAAAAACCTGATTATGATGTGCCCGCTCATCTTCGCAATGCGCCCACTCACCTGATGAAAGAGATGGGGCTAG
This sequence is a window from Dickeya aquatica. Protein-coding genes within it:
- the lolA gene encoding outer membrane lipoprotein chaperone LolA, giving the protein MKVGLMAGSLLVTLFSGAVYADAAGDLQNRLSKVNSFHASFTQKVTANDGAAVQDGAGELWVKRPNLFNWKTTSPDESTLVSDGKTLWFYNPFVEQVTATWVKDATGNTPFILITRNDPKDWGKYNVSQKGDDFDLVPKAASGNLKQFSITVATDGTIRGFTATEQDGQRSTYVLKNQQHGEIDAAKFRFTPPKGVALDDQRQ
- a CDS encoding replication-associated recombination protein A, with amino-acid sequence MSNLSLDFSNNAFQPLAARMRPVQLSQYIGQQHLLGPGKPLPRAIEAGQLHSMILWGPPGTGKTTLAELIAHYAQADVERLSAVTSGIKEIREAIERARQSRDVGRRTMLFVDEVHRFNKSQQDAFLPHIENGTITFIGATTENPSFELNSALLSRARVYLLKALSADDIEQVLIQALDDKARGLGGQQIILPPETRRLLAELVNGDARRSLNLLEMMADMAEVAADGQRVLTSALLNEVSGERSARFDNKGDRYYDLISALHKSVRGSAPDAALYWYARIITAGGDPLYVARRLLAIASEDVGNADPRAMQVAIAAWDCFTRVGPAEGERAIAQAIVYLACAPKSNAVYTAFKAAMRDAREKPDYDVPAHLRNAPTHLMKEMGLGAEYRYAHDEPNAYAAGEIYFPPEMAQTHYYQPTSRGLEAKIGEKLAWLAAQDQNSPTKRYR